AAGTACGAGGAGACGCGGCGCATCGCGCTCTGGAACGAGGCGGAGTACGCCGACGTCGCCGAACTCTTCGGTGATACCCGCGGTCACAAGCGCAGCACCACCACCTGATCGAGTCGCACGAGGCGCACTCCCCGCACGACTTCGCGCCGACGCGGCGTGTCGAGATCATGTTCGGCAAGGTCGAGGTGATCGCGACCGACGCGGTCGATCGTGCCGGTCAGCGATGAGCTCACGGTGTCGATCCGCACAGCGACCCGACGACGGCAGAGGTCACGCAGCAGAAACGGCAACCCGAGTCTGCTCGACAGGTCAGGCTTCGGCTCCTCCGGCGTCAGCGATGGAGTGATCTGTTCGTCGCGCAGGGTGATCGACTCGATCGCGTCGAACGGCACGACGGCCTGAGCGTCGTCACGTCCATCGATATCGCCCGCCATCCAGTCGCGCCCGACCGTCATCGGCTCGAGGCGGATGCGCGCTCCGGTACGCAAGGTGACGGCGACCTCCATGAGCGCGTGATCTCGGGTGCGCTTGAGCGCCACGATGCGCTCGCGCACGCCGAGACGGCCGAGGCGGAGGCGTTCTTCCTCCTTCTGCAGGTCAGCCTCTTCCGCCGTCAGCTCGTGCTCGAGCTGGCCGGCAAGGTCATCGAAGAGGTGGTCCCAACGCATGCGGGCACCGTAGTGACGGCCACCGACAGCGGCGACATGGTTTTCCACAGAACCGCGTCGGAATGGACAGATGAGGAATGCATCTGCTTAGGTGTGTTCTACCCCCGTAAGGGGGTAAACATTAGGGTCTGTGGTCAGTGGGGATCACGGCGGGTGCCGCACGACGGCCATGCCACCCCTCTAGGGAGAGGAGACACGAGTGAGCACTGCATCCGCACACGCCTTGCTCGACCAAGACGAGGGTCGTCAGCCCATGCCGCGCGGGCGTTCGCTCAGCGCTCGCATCGCGCAGGAAGAGTTCTTCGACTACCAGCCGACCTCGACTGTCGACCTCCCCGACCCGCAGCCCCTGGTCGAGAACCTCACGCGGTGCGTGATCGAGGTGCTTGCCGGGGCTCGGGAACTCGAGCAGATCGCCCGCTGGGTCACCGACGACGTCTACCGAACGCTCCTCAAGCGTCAGACGATCAGCGCGCGTGCCCGGGCAGCCCGTGGCACCCCTGCCATCCGCCCCGCATTCGTGCTCGGCGGCGTTCGTCTCTGCGAGCCACGCGACGGCGTCATCGAGGCCGTCGTCGTCGTGAACTCGCGTGCCCGCTCGCGCGCCGTGGCGATTCGCCTCGAGGGCCTCGACCGGCGCTGGCGAGCGAGCGCCATCCACGTTCTGTAACTCAACACACCCGCCCCCGCTGACCCGGTCCCCGCCGGATGCGGGCGGAGCGGCACCGGCGCTGGGGTGCGCCGAGCGCCGCAACCCGTGGATGCGCTGCATCGCACCGTGGGAATGCGAACGCCCCCGGGATGGCCTCTCCCCCGGGGGCGTTCGCTCACGCGCTCGACGCGCGGACTACTTCTTCTTCTTGCCCTGGGCGCGACGCTGGGCGCGGTTCGCCGCGGGAGCAGCGGCGCCGCCCCCTCCGGAGCGCTGACCGAAGGCGCCCGTCTGTCCGCCCTGTTGGCCGCCGCCCGCCGCGCCGGTGCGCGCCGCGGGACGAGCGCCCTGCGCCGCCGCCGGACGCCCGAACGCGGGGCTGACGGCCGGAGCCGCCTCCCGTGCGCGGTCGGTGGCCGACTGCTGCAACTGGCCGCGCTGATTGCGCACCTCGACGTCGCCGTCGGCGCTCGGCGCCGTGTAGCTC
The sequence above is a segment of the Microcella alkaliphila genome. Coding sequences within it:
- a CDS encoding Rv3235 family protein — its product is MSTASAHALLDQDEGRQPMPRGRSLSARIAQEEFFDYQPTSTVDLPDPQPLVENLTRCVIEVLAGARELEQIARWVTDDVYRTLLKRQTISARARAARGTPAIRPAFVLGGVRLCEPRDGVIEAVVVVNSRARSRAVAIRLEGLDRRWRASAIHVL